Proteins encoded in a region of the Flavobacteriaceae bacterium HL-DH10 genome:
- a CDS encoding YicC/YloC family endoribonuclease produces MIYSMTGYGKSVLQLPSKKVSIELKSLNSKSLDLNARMPSIYREKELSIRKLIANELVRGKIDFSIYVETTAEDTSTQINTPVVKQYIQQLKNVVDGSDIELLKMAVRFPDALNTVREEIDENEWQLIENEIHTAVTDLINHRLNEGKVLEQDFNMRVKSIDDLLEQVITMDPERVEGVRERLLKGVEELKEKYDENRFEQELVYYIEKFDITEEKVRLKNHLNYFLETINSKESNGKKLGFISQEMGREINTIGSKSNYAPMQQLVVQMKDELEKIKEQLLNAL; encoded by the coding sequence ATGATATATTCAATGACAGGTTACGGAAAATCTGTATTGCAATTACCCTCAAAAAAAGTTAGTATAGAGTTAAAATCTCTTAATAGCAAAAGTCTCGATTTAAATGCAAGAATGCCTTCTATTTATAGAGAAAAAGAACTTTCTATAAGAAAGCTTATTGCTAATGAATTGGTTCGTGGTAAAATAGATTTTTCTATTTATGTTGAAACGACTGCCGAAGATACCTCAACACAAATAAACACGCCTGTTGTTAAGCAATATATACAACAGTTAAAAAATGTAGTAGATGGTAGCGATATAGAACTACTTAAAATGGCTGTTCGGTTTCCTGATGCCTTAAATACTGTGCGTGAAGAAATTGATGAGAATGAGTGGCAACTTATTGAAAACGAAATACACACAGCTGTTACAGATTTAATTAATCATCGATTAAATGAAGGAAAGGTTCTTGAACAAGATTTTAATATGCGTGTAAAAAGCATTGATGATTTACTTGAACAAGTAATAACTATGGATCCTGAGCGTGTTGAAGGTGTTAGAGAGCGTTTACTTAAAGGCGTTGAAGAATTAAAAGAAAAGTACGATGAAAACCGTTTTGAACAAGAATTGGTTTATTACATTGAAAAATTTGATATAACTGAAGAAAAAGTACGCCTAAAAAATCACCTAAATTATTTTTTAGAAACTATAAATTCTAAAGAATCTAATGGGAAAAAACTAGGATTTATTAGTCAGGAAATGGGACGAGAAATTAACACCATTGGTTCTAAAAGTAATTATGCGCCTATGCAACAATTAGTAGTGCAGATGAAAGATGAACTAGAAAAAATTAAGGAACAATTATTGAATGCCCTTTAA
- a CDS encoding class I SAM-dependent methyltransferase, which translates to MTLDRKKHWETVYETKNPDQVSWTQKMPKTSLEFIHSFGLKKTAKIIDIGGGDSKLVDYLLDEGFENVTVLDISAKSLEKAKIRLGEKANKVNWIVSDITEFEPNMTFDVWHDRATFHFLTKTKQIEKYIKIAKQSISGFLIIGTFSKNGPKKCSGVEIKQYNEDELTLELKNGFDKIKCITEDHLTPFDTTQNFLFCCFKKQT; encoded by the coding sequence ATGACATTAGATAGAAAGAAACATTGGGAAACAGTTTATGAAACTAAAAATCCAGATCAAGTTAGTTGGACGCAAAAAATGCCTAAAACTTCACTTGAATTTATCCATTCTTTCGGACTGAAGAAAACTGCCAAAATAATAGATATAGGTGGTGGTGACAGCAAACTTGTCGATTACTTACTTGATGAAGGATTTGAAAATGTTACTGTACTTGACATTTCGGCTAAATCACTTGAAAAAGCAAAAATACGACTTGGAGAAAAAGCAAATAAAGTAAATTGGATTGTAAGCGATATTACGGAATTTGAACCTAACATGACTTTTGATGTTTGGCACGACAGGGCAACCTTTCATTTTCTAACAAAGACTAAACAAATAGAAAAATATATAAAAATTGCAAAACAATCTATAAGTGGATTCTTGATAATTGGAACCTTTTCCAAAAATGGACCTAAAAAATGTAGCGGTGTCGAAATAAAGCAATACAATGAAGATGAGTTAACATTAGAATTGAAAAATGGATTTGACAAAATCAAGTGCATTACAGAAGACCATTTAACACCATTTGACACAACTCAGAATTTCTTGTTTTGTTGTTTTAAAAAACAAACTTGA
- the gmk gene encoding guanylate kinase has protein sequence MAEQDHTKQGKLIVFSAPSGSGKTTIVKHLLGIEDLNLEFSISATSREKRGTEVHAKDYYFLSLKEFKNKIKNDEFLEWEEVYRDNFYGTLKTEVERIWAMGKHVIFDIDVSGGLRIKRKFPEETLAIFVKPPSIDALKIRLKKRKTESEDKINMRVSKASAELATAPLFDVIVVNDNLEKALTEAESLVRNFLKS, from the coding sequence TTGGCAGAACAAGATCATACAAAACAAGGCAAACTCATCGTTTTTTCAGCACCATCAGGTTCTGGAAAAACAACCATAGTAAAGCATTTATTAGGTATTGAAGATTTAAATTTAGAATTCTCCATATCGGCAACCTCACGAGAAAAACGAGGCACAGAAGTTCATGCAAAAGATTACTATTTCTTATCGTTAAAAGAATTTAAAAACAAAATTAAAAACGATGAGTTTTTAGAATGGGAAGAAGTGTATCGCGATAATTTTTACGGCACTTTAAAAACTGAAGTCGAGCGTATTTGGGCTATGGGCAAACATGTTATTTTTGATATTGATGTGTCTGGTGGTTTACGTATAAAACGAAAATTTCCAGAAGAGACCTTAGCTATTTTTGTTAAACCGCCTAGTATTGATGCCCTTAAAATTAGACTAAAAAAACGTAAAACTGAAAGTGAAGATAAAATAAACATGCGTGTTTCTAAAGCTTCAGCAGAACTTGCTACGGCACCTTTATTTGATGTTATAGTCGTTAATGATAATTTAGAAAAAGCCTTAACTGAAGCTGAAAGTTTAGTTCGTAATTTTTTAAAATCTTAA
- a CDS encoding SMP-30/gluconolactonase/LRE family protein, giving the protein MFKKFVLVCVSVVFVNCKSDVKEVKEDNNLQAELEYKAQAVLGEGAFWNYKTQELYWIDIDSKRFNIYNPKTKTNKFLETPSKIGTVVPVNDTIVLAALEDGVYKMNINSGTSTLFTGMKEDLFESRLNDGKCDPAGRFWVGSMHNQYETGKANLYSINSDSLLVKKIDSVTISNGIVWTSDTKTMYYIDTPTSQIRAYDYNNETGDITNARVAVQIPESLGMPDGMSIDEENMLWVGMWNGNAVIRFNPITGKVDRKVNVPAHNITSCAFGGKNLDTLYITSARTDMTDDELKKYPLSGSVFKVVPGVKGVKSHFFKEK; this is encoded by the coding sequence ATGTTTAAAAAGTTTGTATTAGTATGTGTTTCAGTAGTTTTTGTAAACTGTAAATCTGATGTAAAAGAAGTTAAAGAGGATAATAATTTACAAGCGGAATTAGAATATAAAGCACAAGCTGTATTAGGAGAAGGCGCTTTTTGGAATTATAAAACTCAGGAATTATACTGGATAGATATAGATAGTAAACGTTTTAATATTTATAATCCTAAAACCAAAACAAATAAATTTTTAGAAACACCATCTAAAATTGGAACTGTAGTTCCTGTTAATGATACTATTGTTTTAGCAGCATTAGAAGATGGGGTTTATAAAATGAATATTAATTCTGGAACAAGTACTTTGTTTACAGGCATGAAGGAAGATTTGTTTGAAAGTAGATTGAATGATGGAAAATGTGATCCAGCGGGTCGGTTTTGGGTAGGTTCTATGCATAATCAATATGAAACAGGAAAAGCAAATTTATATAGTATTAATTCTGATAGTTTATTAGTGAAAAAAATAGATAGTGTGACTATCTCTAATGGTATAGTTTGGACTTCAGATACTAAAACGATGTATTATATCGATACTCCAACTTCCCAAATTAGAGCCTATGATTACAATAACGAAACAGGTGATATTACTAATGCAAGAGTTGCTGTTCAAATTCCAGAATCTTTAGGTATGCCAGATGGTATGAGTATAGACGAAGAAAATATGTTGTGGGTTGGTATGTGGAATGGTAATGCCGTTATAAGATTTAACCCAATTACGGGTAAGGTTGATAGAAAGGTTAATGTACCTGCACATAATATTACATCGTGTGCTTTTGGAGGTAAAAATTTAGATACTCTTTATATTACTTCTGCACGCACTGATATGACTGATGATGAATTGAAAAAATATCCGCTTTCAGGGTCGGTTTTTAAAGTTGTACCTGGAGTTAAAGGTGTGAAGAGCCATTTTTTCAAAGAGAAATAA
- the nadD gene encoding nicotinate (nicotinamide) nucleotide adenylyltransferase has product MKIGLYFGSFNPIHIGHLVIANHIAEYSDLDQVWFVVTPHNPFKKKSSLLDNYQRLEMVYRATKEYPKLKPSDIEFSLPQPSYTINTLTYLQEKHPDYEFALIMGEDNLKGFHKWKNYQLILENHDIYVYPRISENKVVTQFNGHKKIHTVDAPIMQLSSTFIRNAIKAGKNVKPMLPEYVWEYLDEMNFYR; this is encoded by the coding sequence ATGAAAATTGGATTGTATTTTGGCTCATTTAATCCCATACACATCGGGCATTTAGTTATTGCAAACCATATAGCAGAATATAGCGATTTAGACCAAGTTTGGTTTGTAGTAACACCTCACAATCCGTTTAAAAAGAAAAGTAGTTTACTAGATAATTATCAGCGATTAGAAATGGTTTATCGTGCTACTAAAGAGTATCCAAAACTAAAACCTAGCGATATCGAGTTTAGTTTACCACAACCTAGTTATACTATTAATACGCTTACTTATTTACAAGAAAAGCATCCCGATTATGAGTTTGCTTTAATTATGGGTGAAGACAATTTAAAAGGTTTTCATAAATGGAAAAACTACCAACTCATTCTTGAAAACCATGATATTTATGTGTATCCTCGTATTTCTGAAAACAAAGTAGTTACTCAATTTAACGGGCATAAAAAAATTCATACTGTTGATGCACCTATCATGCAACTTTCTTCAACGTTTATACGTAATGCTATTAAAGCTGGTAAAAACGTAAAACCCATGCTGCCAGAATATGTTTGGGAGTATTTAGATGAAATGAATTTTTATAGGTAA